Proteins encoded in a region of the Candidatus Scalindua japonica genome:
- a CDS encoding metal ABC transporter ATP-binding protein, with the protein MGKKQKEKNSLKTANQSLINFKGVYLGYGKKCILENLNFDIHSNDFLGIIGPNGSGKTTLLRGILGLIKPASGTITSKSDHIRFGYVIQRQFVDEVFPLTAREIVSMGRYRKIRLGSRLSKVDWEYVNHALEIAGVNSIAHQTYRSLSGGQKQRVLIARALASEANILILDEPTNDMDIKGETQIMELIKKIHSEQNVTVVIVSHLLHNIINYVKRLAFITKDKFYIHPIQEAIKNKYLSEVFDSHVKVGEVSGKKVVISNGFTD; encoded by the coding sequence ATGGGGAAAAAACAGAAAGAAAAGAATAGCTTGAAAACTGCAAACCAGTCTTTGATAAATTTTAAAGGCGTATATCTCGGTTATGGAAAGAAGTGTATCCTGGAAAATCTGAATTTTGATATTCATTCTAATGACTTTCTCGGGATTATAGGACCAAACGGGTCCGGTAAAACAACCCTGCTGAGAGGCATTCTCGGTCTTATAAAACCAGCATCGGGTACTATTACATCTAAGTCTGATCATATTAGATTTGGTTATGTCATTCAACGTCAGTTTGTAGATGAAGTATTTCCACTTACTGCAAGAGAGATTGTTTCCATGGGGAGATATAGAAAAATAAGGCTGGGAAGCAGGCTTAGTAAAGTGGATTGGGAGTATGTTAACCATGCATTAGAGATAGCAGGGGTTAATTCCATTGCTCATCAAACATATCGTAGCCTATCCGGTGGGCAGAAACAGCGTGTTCTTATTGCCCGTGCGCTTGCAAGCGAGGCAAATATTTTAATACTGGATGAGCCTACTAACGATATGGATATTAAGGGTGAAACTCAAATCATGGAATTAATTAAAAAGATTCATTCTGAGCAAAATGTAACCGTAGTAATCGTCAGTCATCTTTTACACAACATTATCAACTATGTGAAGAGACTTGCTTTTATAACAAAGGATAAATTTTATATTCATCCAATTCAAGAAGCTATTAAGAACAAATATCTTTCAGAAGTTTTTGATAGCCATGTCAAGGTGGGTGAGGTATCAGGAAAAAAGGTGGTTATCTCTAATGGATTTACTGACTGA